Proteins from a single region of Labedella gwakjiensis:
- a CDS encoding carboxypeptidase-like regulatory domain-containing protein gives MTTTSPSSIVRRLASGALVLAVASVAILTASAPANAATTTAWAQFAPLTGTGGDYETQLTFGTAPGLTADVTSTSRAGQVGVISGASTWLGEGTSIGAKYGSSRDQPYLNLRPRADSATTPSVTTYTFASPTPSSGWAFALGDIDADAVRVTAVTATGAPATAAQLGYRESFNYCAPGIVGKPSCTGDALDVPTWDPASTTLTGNAAAADTSGAAAWFEPNTPLASLTFTFARRAGFPVYQTWFASLARDIGGSVTEPGGAPVVGASLALIDESGTTVGITTSTADGSYAFPGFTAADGYTVALSRPDGRIIVGPSSRTADIAEADALDVDFVVRDIVPVPVSGSVLDSDGEPVAGVTVTLTGGGGSTATTTTDAAGAYLFDTVEPDDYTVTIADVPGYAVESTPDPFAVPEDSEVPITDVDFVLAPLPSLSGTVTVGGEPAAGVSITVTGPGGTVTRVTAADGSYSFAGLPDGDYEITATAPDGTVVIGAATRTETVAGSDIGAVDFAFARTGTVAGIVVDTDGAPVAGADITITGPGDPVDLTTDADGAYGLGDLAPADYVITLTLPEGFEAVSELSRAVTITPLGESLVEEDFLLEAAAVDPGPGPSPDPGDGDPAPAPGPGQGTDPGDGLAVTGAENVVALLAFGGATVLLGALAVVIAARRRRQR, from the coding sequence ATGACGACAACCAGCCCCTCATCCATCGTCCGGCGTCTGGCGAGCGGAGCCCTCGTGCTCGCCGTCGCGTCGGTCGCGATCCTCACAGCGTCCGCTCCCGCGAACGCCGCGACGACCACCGCGTGGGCACAGTTCGCCCCTCTCACGGGGACCGGCGGCGACTACGAGACGCAGCTCACGTTCGGCACGGCTCCGGGACTCACCGCCGACGTGACCTCCACATCCCGCGCCGGGCAGGTCGGCGTCATCAGCGGCGCCTCGACCTGGCTCGGCGAGGGCACCTCCATCGGCGCGAAGTACGGATCGAGCCGTGACCAGCCGTACCTCAACCTCCGACCCCGAGCGGACTCGGCGACCACACCGTCCGTCACGACGTACACCTTCGCCTCGCCGACACCGAGTTCGGGATGGGCCTTCGCGCTCGGCGACATCGACGCGGACGCCGTGCGGGTCACAGCGGTGACGGCGACGGGTGCTCCGGCGACCGCCGCCCAGCTCGGATACCGCGAGTCCTTCAACTACTGCGCGCCGGGGATCGTGGGGAAGCCCTCGTGCACCGGCGACGCGCTCGACGTGCCCACGTGGGATCCCGCGTCCACCACCCTCACCGGCAACGCGGCCGCGGCCGACACATCGGGTGCCGCCGCCTGGTTCGAGCCGAACACGCCGCTCGCGAGCCTCACCTTCACCTTCGCGCGCCGCGCCGGGTTCCCCGTCTACCAGACCTGGTTCGCATCGCTCGCCCGCGACATCGGCGGCAGCGTTACGGAGCCGGGAGGCGCCCCCGTCGTCGGCGCGTCGCTCGCGCTCATCGACGAGAGCGGCACGACCGTCGGCATCACGACGAGTACCGCAGACGGTTCCTACGCGTTCCCGGGCTTCACCGCAGCGGACGGCTACACGGTGGCCCTGTCCCGACCGGACGGCCGGATCATCGTGGGTCCGTCCAGCCGGACCGCCGACATCGCCGAAGCCGATGCCCTCGACGTGGACTTCGTCGTACGCGACATCGTTCCCGTGCCCGTGAGCGGGTCCGTCCTCGACAGCGACGGCGAGCCCGTCGCGGGCGTCACGGTCACCCTCACCGGAGGGGGCGGGTCCACGGCGACCACCACGACCGATGCGGCCGGCGCCTACCTCTTCGACACCGTGGAGCCGGACGACTACACGGTCACGATCGCGGACGTCCCGGGATACGCGGTCGAGTCGACCCCCGATCCCTTCGCCGTGCCGGAGGACTCCGAGGTCCCCATCACCGACGTGGACTTCGTCCTCGCGCCGCTGCCGTCCCTGAGCGGAACGGTCACGGTGGGAGGCGAACCGGCCGCCGGGGTCTCGATCACCGTCACGGGGCCAGGGGGGACCGTCACGCGCGTCACGGCCGCCGACGGCTCGTACTCCTTCGCCGGCCTCCCCGACGGCGACTACGAGATCACGGCAACGGCGCCCGACGGGACCGTGGTCATCGGTGCGGCGACGCGCACGGAGACCGTTGCCGGGTCCGACATCGGCGCCGTCGACTTCGCCTTCGCGCGCACGGGGACGGTCGCCGGCATCGTCGTCGACACGGACGGCGCTCCCGTCGCCGGCGCGGACATCACGATCACCGGCCCCGGGGACCCCGTCGACCTGACGACGGACGCCGACGGCGCCTACGGCCTCGGTGACCTCGCACCCGCGGACTACGTCATCACCCTCACGCTGCCCGAGGGCTTCGAGGCGGTCTCGGAGCTCAGCCGGGCCGTGACCATCACCCCTCTCGGGGAGAGCCTGGTCGAGGAGGACTTCCTCCTCGAGGCGGCGGCCGTCGACCCCGGCCCGGGCCCGAGCCCGGATCCCGGTGACGGTGACCCCGCACCCGCGCCAGGCCCCGGGCAGGGAACCGATCCCGGCGACGGCCTCGCGGTCACGGGAGCGGAGAACGTCGTGGCGCTTCTCGCCTTCGGCGGCGCGACCGTGCTCCTCGGCGCTCTCGCCGTCGTCATCGCCGCACGGAGACGACGCCAGAGATGA
- a CDS encoding AzlD domain-containing protein yields MSAATLALLAAAGILAVGTLALRLAGVVLSARISPSERVQEVLDTGVTVLFCALIATAALVEAQEFVGWARPIGVAVGGVLAWRRAPFVVVVVAAAATAALLRLIGVP; encoded by the coding sequence ATGAGCGCAGCGACGCTCGCCCTTCTCGCGGCGGCCGGCATCCTCGCCGTCGGGACCCTCGCCCTACGGCTCGCCGGGGTCGTCCTCAGCGCGAGGATCTCGCCATCGGAACGCGTCCAGGAGGTCCTCGACACCGGCGTGACCGTCCTCTTCTGCGCGCTCATCGCGACGGCGGCCCTCGTGGAGGCTCAGGAGTTCGTCGGCTGGGCGCGCCCGATCGGCGTCGCCGTGGGCGGGGTCCTCGCGTGGCGCCGCGCGCCCTTCGTCGTGGTCGTCGTCGCCGCGGCCGCGACCGCCGCGCTCCTGCGCCTCATCGGCGTTCCCTGA
- a CDS encoding AzlC family ABC transporter permease codes for MRSPWRTIDRSTVRSILVVCLADGLVGLAFGAIAVGADLPLWLPVLLSIVVFAGASQFLLVGVIASGGSLIAAVAAGLLVNARLLPLGVAVGDAVGRGRWRTLLGSHLLTDESVAFALIEPRGDRRRAAFWFCGVALFVCWNVGVVIGALVGTLIPDTEALGLDAAFPAILLALVLPSLRSQRARRAAAVGVAIALATAPFLPAGLPVLLALLGVLVSLPRRPVTAPPVDAGAARRGTEEPS; via the coding sequence ATGCGTTCGCCTTGGAGAACGATCGACCGTTCTACCGTACGGTCGATCCTCGTCGTCTGCCTCGCCGACGGGCTCGTCGGTCTCGCCTTCGGCGCCATCGCCGTGGGCGCCGACCTGCCCCTCTGGCTCCCCGTCCTCCTCTCGATCGTGGTGTTCGCCGGCGCCTCGCAGTTCCTGCTCGTCGGCGTGATCGCCTCGGGCGGTTCGCTCATCGCCGCCGTCGCCGCCGGACTCCTCGTGAATGCACGGCTCCTCCCCCTCGGTGTGGCCGTCGGCGATGCGGTGGGACGGGGCCGCTGGCGGACCCTGCTCGGCAGTCACCTGCTCACCGACGAGAGCGTCGCCTTCGCACTGATCGAGCCGCGCGGAGATCGACGCCGCGCCGCCTTCTGGTTCTGCGGCGTCGCACTCTTCGTCTGCTGGAACGTCGGGGTGGTGATCGGTGCGCTCGTCGGCACTCTCATCCCGGATACGGAGGCGCTCGGTCTCGACGCCGCCTTCCCGGCCATCCTGCTCGCGCTCGTGCTCCCGAGCCTCCGCTCACAACGCGCGCGGAGGGCCGCCGCCGTGGGTGTCGCGATCGCCCTGGCGACGGCCCCGTTCCTTCCGGCGGGACTCCCCGTGCTCCTCGCGCTCCTCGGCGTCCTCGTCTCCCTCCCCCGACGCCCGGTGACGGCGCCGCCCGTCGACGCCGGCGCAGCTCGGCGGGGGACGGAGGAGCCGTCATGA
- a CDS encoding helix-turn-helix domain-containing protein gives MSEPSGAPLEAIAAALQRERRRIGLSLAEVARRAGIAKSTLSGLEAGTGNPSIETLWALSSALDVPFSLLVDPPRPVVHVIRAGEGPALASESADYIATLLSASPAKTRRDIYLITAQPGEPRRSEPHLPGTVEHVVMSTGRALVGPVGEAVEVAPGDYIAYPGDVAHVFEALETGTAAVLVSEHRS, from the coding sequence ATGAGCGAACCCTCCGGAGCGCCCCTCGAGGCGATCGCCGCGGCCCTGCAGCGTGAGCGCCGACGGATCGGACTCTCGCTCGCCGAGGTCGCCCGTCGTGCGGGCATCGCGAAGTCGACGCTCTCCGGGCTCGAGGCGGGAACGGGGAATCCGAGCATCGAGACGCTCTGGGCGCTCAGCTCAGCACTCGACGTGCCGTTCTCGCTCCTCGTCGATCCGCCGCGCCCCGTGGTGCACGTGATCCGCGCCGGAGAGGGGCCGGCCCTGGCCTCAGAGAGCGCGGACTACATCGCGACCCTGCTCTCCGCATCCCCGGCGAAGACACGGCGCGACATCTACCTCATCACCGCCCAGCCCGGTGAACCCCGCCGCTCCGAGCCGCATCTCCCGGGCACGGTGGAGCACGTGGTGATGAGCACGGGCCGCGCGCTCGTCGGTCCCGTCGGCGAGGCCGTGGAGGTCGCACCCGGCGACTACATCGCCTACCCGGGCGACGTCGCCCACGTCTTCGAGGCGCTCGAGACCGGGACGGCTGCGGTGCTCGTCTCCGAACACCGCAGCTGA